A region of Solanum dulcamara chromosome 7, daSolDulc1.2, whole genome shotgun sequence DNA encodes the following proteins:
- the LOC129894765 gene encoding uncharacterized protein LOC129894765 translates to MNNNFEFISVIEACGLLDLEYSGQHFTWCNQRDEKARVWKRLDRALVNDKWLARMPQTTITHLPSVGSDHNPLLMEMIIREENKKIYFKFLHYWIDNKNFMNMLENVGIEDYLGSHVGASSENEEVICYSHQLVQERIWGHLF, encoded by the coding sequence ATGAATAACAACTTTGAGTTTATAAGTGTTATTGAAGCATGTGGTTTGTTGGACCTGGAGTATAGTGGTCAACACTTCACCTGGTGCAATCAAAGAGATGAGAAAGCTAGGGTATGGAAGAGATTGGATAGAGCATTAGTCAATGACAAATGGCTTGCTAGAATGCCTCAAACTACCATAACTCACCTCCCATCAGTTGGTTCTGATCATAATCCTTTACTGATGGAGATGATTATAAGAGAGgagaataagaaaatatatttcaagTTTCTCCACTATTGGATAGATAACAAgaattttatgaatatgttagAGAATGTTGGAATAGAGGACTATCTGGGATCCCATGTGGGTGCTtcatcagaaaatgaagaggtTATCTGCTACTCTCATCAATTGGTCCAGGAAAGAATATGGGGACATCTTTTCTAA